From Triticum urartu cultivar G1812 chromosome 2, Tu2.1, whole genome shotgun sequence, a single genomic window includes:
- the LOC125540897 gene encoding peroxidase 21-like has protein sequence MVSLSFTSSLQLGAQAIRTRRDESGWSTFHSPWISVRQSELEMGLSSSLVPVASALLLLCCFTARNAAAAAASGGDGGGLRLNFYSESCPRAEEIVKEQVRRLYEEHGNTAVSWLRALFHDCTVKSCDASLLLETDAATGLVSEQASPRSFGMRNFKYVGAIKSALERECPGTVSCADVLALAARDGAAMLGGPAAIPMRTGRRDATESRYGEVERYVPNHNDTVSAVLSRFAAMGLDAEAVVALLGAHSVGRVHCNNLVARLYPAVDGGMEPAYGAYLRGRCPTADAREDTRDVAYARNDRATPMVLDNMYHKNLLKGRGLLLVDQRLASDPRTAPFVKKMAADNGYFRETFAAALVRMSENGPLTGGQGEVRKDCRFVNAK, from the exons ATGGTGTCACTTTCATTCACCTCTTCCCTCCAACTCGGCGCCCAGGCTATAAGAACGAGACGAGATGAGAGTGGGTGGAGCACCTTCCACTCCCCTTGGATATCTGTAAGGCAGAGTGAACTGGAGATGGGTCTGAGCTCAAGCCTAGTGCCAGTGGCATCTGCACTGCTCCTCTTGTGCTGCTTCACTGCTC GGAATGCTGCCGCCGCTGCTGCGAGTGGTGGCGATGGCGGTGGTCTGAGGCTCAACTTCTACTCCGAGAGCTGCCCGAGGGCGGAGGAGATCGTCAAGGAGCAGGTGAGGAGGCTGTACGAGGAGCACGGCAACACGGCCGTGTCGTGGCTCCGGGCCCTCTTCCACGACTGCACCGTCAAGTCCTGCGACGCCTCGCTGCTCCTGGAGACCGACGCCGCCACGGGCCTCGTCTCCGAGCAGGCCTCCCCGAGGAGCTTCGGCATGCGCAACTTCAAGTACGTGGGCGCCATCAAGTCCGCCCTGGAGCGCGAATGCCCGGGGACAGTGTCGTGCGCCGACGTGCTCGCGCTGGCCGCCAGGGACGGCGCGGCCATGctgggcgggccggcggcgatcCCGATGCGGACGGGGCGGCGGGACGCCACGGAGAGCCGGTACGGCGAGGTGGAGCGGTACGTCCCGAACCACAACGACACGGTGTCGGCGGTGCTGTCCCGGTTCGCGGCCATGGGGCTGGACGCGGAGGCCGTTGTGGCGCTGCTGGGCGCGCACTCGGTGGGCCGCGTCCACTGCAACAACCTGGTGGCGCGGCTGTACCCGGCGGTGGACGGCGGCATGGAGCCGGCGTACGGCGCGTACCTGCGGGGCCGGTGCCCGACGGCGGACGCGAGGGAGGACACCCGCGACGTGGCGTACGCGCGCAACGACCGCGCCACGCCCATGGTGCTCGACAACATGTACCACAAGAACCTGCTGAAAGGCCGGGGCCTCCTGCTCGTGGACCAGCGGCTCGCCTCCGACCCGCGCACCGCACCGTTCGTGAAGAAGATGGCGGCCGATAACGGGTACTTTCGTGAGACGTTCGCGGCGGCGCTGGTGAGGATGTCGGAGAACGGGCCGCTCACCGGCGGGCAGGGGGAGGTCAGGAAGGACTGCAGGTTCGTCAACGCTAAGTAA